Proteins from one Lachnospiraceae bacterium KGMB03038 genomic window:
- a CDS encoding transcriptional repressor, giving the protein MGTLKYSRQRASIKEYLMSTADHPTADTVYLHVRKEFPRISLGTVYRNLNLLADMGEAVKITTPHGGDRFDGRTDPHYHVVCTSCGKVFDLKLDSTYMEEINQLADKYFHGNIDSHTTLFYGTCQECIENKKEKKIQNID; this is encoded by the coding sequence ATGGGCACACTGAAATATAGTCGTCAGCGCGCTTCTATCAAAGAATATCTGATGAGTACCGCTGACCACCCTACCGCCGATACCGTATATCTCCATGTACGTAAAGAATTTCCACGCATCAGTCTTGGAACTGTATATCGAAATCTAAATCTGCTGGCAGATATGGGCGAGGCAGTCAAGATCACGACTCCTCATGGCGGAGACCGTTTTGACGGACGTACAGATCCTCATTATCATGTAGTCTGTACTTCCTGCGGTAAAGTCTTTGATTTGAAATTAGATTCCACATATATGGAAGAAATAAACCAACTGGCAGACAAGTATTTTCATGGAAATATTGATTCTCACACAACGCTTTTCTATGGTACTTGTCAGGAATGTATAGAAAATAAAAAAGAGAAAAAAATCCAAAATATCGATTGA
- a CDS encoding NlpC/P60 family protein: protein MGSILKKGLFLVTFSGAVLALPAKVQASEPVTADIMPSVGIEEVLSDCYSSGKEIDASDYLVPTEKGEYLDMAFANVETFLYIRSEPTKESAWVGKLYPDYAAKIAGPVGEWTKIQSGSVEGYVYSEYIIIGNNAEQKAQEIIEETGGEDPEEAFTYAESKEEEEARLAREAEEARRKAEEEAKEKAGTGQAVVDYACQFIGNPYVWGGTSLTNGADCSGFVQSVFAHFGIQLPRTSAEMRNAGAAVSYSEAIPGDIICYDGHVGIYMGDGQIVNAINSAKGIGIISATYTDIITVRRLL, encoded by the coding sequence ATGGGTTCTATTCTTAAAAAAGGATTGTTCTTGGTTACTTTCTCAGGGGCTGTCCTGGCGCTCCCGGCCAAGGTCCAGGCCTCTGAACCGGTCACTGCCGATATCATGCCAAGTGTGGGTATTGAGGAGGTATTAAGTGATTGTTATTCTTCTGGTAAGGAGATAGACGCTTCCGACTATCTGGTGCCGACAGAGAAGGGTGAGTATTTAGATATGGCGTTTGCCAACGTAGAGACATTTCTTTATATCAGAAGTGAACCTACGAAGGAGAGCGCGTGGGTCGGAAAGTTATATCCTGATTATGCGGCGAAGATCGCGGGCCCTGTAGGCGAATGGACAAAGATACAATCTGGTTCCGTAGAAGGGTATGTATATTCTGAATACATTATAATAGGAAATAACGCCGAGCAAAAGGCACAGGAGATTATAGAGGAAACGGGCGGAGAAGATCCGGAAGAAGCGTTTACTTATGCGGAGTCAAAAGAAGAGGAAGAGGCCCGTCTTGCCAGAGAGGCAGAAGAAGCCCGCAGAAAAGCGGAGGAAGAAGCGAAAGAAAAGGCTGGTACAGGACAGGCTGTCGTAGACTATGCATGTCAGTTTATTGGCAATCCATATGTCTGGGGAGGGACAAGCTTGACCAATGGAGCGGATTGTTCCGGATTTGTCCAATCTGTTTTTGCTCATTTTGGAATCCAGCTTCCACGGACTTCAGCGGAAATGCGAAATGCAGGGGCAGCCGTCAGCTATAGTGAAGCAATTCCGGGAGATATTATTTGTTATGACGGACACGTAGGAATCTATATGGGTGATGGTCAGATCGTAAACGCTATAAACAGCGCAAAAGGAATTGGCATAATATCCGCGACCTATACCGATATTATTACCGTGAGAAGATTGCTCTGA
- a CDS encoding DUF1858 domain-containing protein yields the protein MAQVSKDMTIGELLNMNPEVAPILMEIGMHCLGCPASQGESLAEAAMVHGIDADLLVEKINAFLNA from the coding sequence ATGGCTCAGGTTTCTAAAGATATGACGATTGGAGAACTGTTGAACATGAATCCTGAAGTAGCTCCGATCCTTATGGAAATCGGAATGCATTGCCTTGGCTGCCCGGCCTCTCAGGGAGAGTCTTTGGCGGAGGCTGCTATGGTACATGGAATAGACGCTGATTTGTTAGTAGAGAAGATTAATGCATTTTTGAATGCATAG
- a CDS encoding adaptor protein MecA, with amino-acid sequence MNMKIEKLNENQIRCTLTRADLAERQLQLSELAYGTEKAKSLFHDMMQQAAFEFGFEAEDIPLMIEAIPASSDSIVLIITKVEDPEELDTRFSKFAPSPGGENDQRKKEALQKLEGAETLLNLLGKVKEKINAADTAKDSSEKEDSEVRKAALRLFSFPTMDNVLQAVHLLNRMYNGSNTLYKDHDEDVYILALTQSDYSNQDFNRICNMLTEYGTLEKASGATLAFLEEHCEVLVSSNAVQKLAVI; translated from the coding sequence ATGAATATGAAGATTGAGAAACTCAACGAGAATCAGATACGCTGTACTCTCACACGTGCTGATTTGGCCGAACGCCAGCTTCAGTTGAGCGAACTGGCTTACGGGACCGAAAAAGCAAAATCACTTTTCCATGATATGATGCAACAGGCAGCTTTTGAATTTGGATTTGAGGCAGAGGATATTCCTTTGATGATCGAGGCGATTCCCGCATCTTCCGATTCAATTGTTCTGATAATCACTAAAGTCGAGGATCCAGAGGAACTGGATACCAGATTTTCAAAATTCGCCCCATCTCCCGGCGGCGAAAATGACCAAAGAAAAAAAGAAGCCCTTCAGAAACTGGAGGGGGCTGAAACCCTCTTGAATCTGCTTGGGAAAGTCAAAGAAAAGATAAATGCTGCTGATACAGCGAAAGACTCATCGGAAAAGGAAGACTCGGAAGTGCGCAAGGCGGCTCTCCGCCTGTTCTCATTTCCAACAATGGACAATGTCTTGCAGGCAGTTCATCTGCTCAATAGGATGTACAATGGTTCCAATACTTTGTATAAAGACCATGATGAAGATGTCTATATCCTGGCATTGACCCAGTCTGATTACTCGAACCAAGATTTTAATCGAATCTGCAACATGCTGACAGAATACGGCACACTGGAGAAGGCTTCCGGCGCCACGCTGGCTTTTCTGGAAGAACACTGCGAAGTTCTGGTATCTTCCAATGCTGTTCAGAAACTGGCGGTTATTTAA